The sequence AAACATGGTCGCGATCAAAGGACGGGTCGAGCCGGACCAGGGCAGGCACGAGGAATACCGTTTTTACTATCAGAAATACATGGAAGCGTACCAGTCGTCTAAGGATTGGATGCATGAGGTTACGACGCACCAGGCGGGAGGCAAATGATGACAAAAGAGGAATTGGTTGAGCAAATCATTCTCAAGGAATGGAAGATGTTTGACGCCGTAAACAATGTGGGCGGGCGCGCGAGCTGCCAGGATGATTACAGGACGTTTCACATTATGCGCAGGTCGCAGTTTTCCGCATGGAACAAAAAGACGCTGCAAAGCTATCATAACGATCTGGAAAAGGCCGGAGAGGACGGCAGGAATCTGGTAAGCGAGAAATACGGCTTTATGATGGAATATACGCATCCGGAAGAATACCAGGCGATTGCGGGAATGCTGACGCCCGTCGGTCCTCAAAAGCAGGCCTGCATTGAAAAAATAGCGGAAATTTATCTGGAGCAGACGGAAGAATTCATGAAGGAATATCCGAAATTCCTGCGCAGAACGAGGCCCGTTCATGCGGACGGCGATCCTTATTTTACTTCCATCGAAACATACCTGAAAGGAGAACTGAAAACATATTCGGAGGAAACCCTGCGCTCCTACCTTGAATATTTGCATGAACTGCGCGGGGAGGGGAAGAAAATCGTCTATATGATCTTTGAAAACGAGGTGCGCGATTACGGCTACGGAAGCCTTGCGGAGGCGGAAAAAAGCATGTAACGCAGGCGGGAAAGATTAAATTCAGAAAACGGCTTGACAGATTCAATAATACATGATATTTTCTATATAAGAGAGTTAGTCAAACGTTTGCTGAAAGGCGGTCAAGCATTATGCGCGTAACGATCAAAGACATTGCGAAAGCGGCGAATGTGTCGTATTCTACCGTATCGCGCGCGCTTGCGGGACAGCCGCAGATTCCGGAAGAGACAAGAAATAAAATCCTGGCGCTGGCAAACGAAATGGGCTACACGCCCAATATCCTGGCCAAAGGCCTGGTGACGAAAAGCACCCATACGCTGGGTATTATCGTTCCGGACATCACAAACCCCTTTTTTCCGGAAGCGATCCAGGGAATCGAGGAGCAGGCAAACAGCTACGGCTACCGCGTATACCTGTGCAATTCGAACTGGAATATCGAAAAGGAAAAGGAATGCCTGCATAAGCTTTATGGCAGCAGCGTGGATGGGATTATCATTTTTCCATCGTCCGACGACGTATCGCACATCATTGATTCGCAGATTAAAATACCGATCGTGTTCGCCAACTATAAACCGGAAAAAGAGAACTGCAGTTATGTAGCCTTTAATGATTTCGAGGGCGCAAGCAGCGCGGTGGAATATCTCATTAAGCTCGGGCACAGGAACATCGTTTTCATGGGCGGTCTTAAAACCAACAGGTCCAACATGGAGCGTATAGGCGGCTATAAGGCGGTTATGAAAAAGCACGGGATACCGGTGAGGCCGGACTATATCCTGCACGGCGAATATAAGCAGTCGAGCGGCTACGAGCTGACCAAAAAACTGCTTCTGAGCAGCGAGCTGCCTACAGCGATCATCGCCGGCGACGATATTATGGCGCTGGGCGTGATCCAGGCGATCGAGGAATTCGGCCTGCACGTCCCTAAGGATATATCGGTTATAGGATTCGACGACATTTCTTATGCGTCCCTTGATAAAATCCAGTTAACGACCGTATGCATGCCGAGGCAGGATATGGGGCAGGCAAGCGTCGAGCTGTTGATGGAGCAGATACAGAATCCACAGAATCACGAAGCCAGAAATAAGATTCTGGAAACGGAGCTTATTGTCAGAAAGACCTGCAAAGGGATTTAAATTTTTTTAGGCATTTAGCAAACGTTTGCGTAAAGCTAGCAAACGTTTGCGCGAAAAATAAGGAATATTTCAAAAAACGGTGGAGAGAGGTAATTATTATGAAAGGCTATATTTCGACGATCAGGCGATATTCGCGATATGACGGGCCGGGCATTCGGACGACGGTATTTTTAAAGGGCTGCCCTTTGCGCTGCAGATGGTGCAGCAGCCCGCAAACCTGGACTTTGAAGCCGAATCCGGTATTTCTGGCGGCCAAATGCATTGGTTGCGGCAAGTGCCTTGAGGCATGCGAATACGGCGCGATCGACATGAGCGGCCAAAGGCACCGCATTATATACGACAAATGCACCGCCTGCGGAAAATGCGCTCAGGCCTGCCCGCCGCAGGCAATCAGGATGGACGGCAAAGAAATGACGGCGGAAGAGGTCGTAGAGGTAGTCAGGCGGGATTCTTCCTATTATCGTTCGACGGGCGGCGGCGTCACGGTTTCGGGCGGCGAGATTCTTACACAGCCGGATTTTACGGCCGAGATATTGCGGATCGCGGGAGAAGCGGGAATCCATACCTGTATTGAAACAAGCGGATACGGCGACTGGGAGAAGCTGGAAGCCATTTTAAAGCAGACTAAGATCGCTTATATCGACTTAAAGCATATGGACAGCGAGCGGCATAAGGAACTGACAGGGCTGCCAAACGACAGGATTATCGAGAATATCAAACGGGCGGCGGCTTCGGGGCTGTGCCGCGTGGTGCTCGACCTGCCGGCGATCCCGGGGCTTAACGATACCAGGGAAAATATGAAAGCGATGGCCGAATTTATGCACAGCATAGGGCTCAAGGATTTGAAATACTTAAACTTCCATAAGCTGGGCCAGCATGAATATGAGGAACTCGGCATGGAATATCCGGTCAAGGACCTGGAATCAAATACGCCTGAGAAAGATGAGGAGAACAAGGAATATTTCAGAGAACTGGGCATCAATATCGTCACGGAATGACAGGCGTTATAAAATACGGTCGCATATTGTGCTGCTTATGAGGAAAGGGCAGCGCTTCAATTATCAACAAATCATCGGACAAAACGAAAGGAGAATGATTATGTTATTTACTCAGAAACCTTACAAGGTACGCAAAAGAGAAGAAGAGACACCGAGGATCAACGCTCTCAAGAAAAGATTTTTAGAGGACAAGTTTTATGTGGATGTGCAGAGGGCGCGCCTGGTGACACAATCCTACAAAGAGTCGGAGGGCCAGCCGATGGTAATCCGCCGCGCGCTTGCTTTCAAAGCGGTTATGGAGGGCCTTGACTGCGCGATCCGCCCGGGCGAGCTGATCGTCGGCTCACAGAGCGGCGTTACCAACAGGAGCTGCAGTGTTTTTCCGGAATCCCGCGTGAACTTTATCAGGGAAGAGATCGACGATTTCGAAACGCGCGCGACGGACAGGTTTATCGTGACCCCCGAAGTGAAAAAAGAATTGCTGGAGGACATCATTCCCTACTGGGAAGATAAGTGCCTGTATTCCAACATGCTCAAAGCTCTGCCGGACGAAACGCGCCGCCATCAGCTTGCGGAGAACCAGGTAATCAACGGCTGGTGCGCATTCGGCAACGGCCCCGGACACTATGTGCCGGATCATGAGAACCTGCTGAAAATGGGCCTTAAGGGCAAACGCGAGCAGGCGGAAAAGGTCCTGGCGTCGCTTGACATGTGCGACAAAGACGGCGTACAGAAAATGAACGACTTAAAGGCTATGATCATCAGTATCGACGCTGCTATCGCGTTTGCGCACAGGTATGCGGCAAAAGCGCGCGAAATGGCGGCTGAGGAGACGGATGAAAAGCGTAAGGCGGAGCTTTTAAGGATTGCCGATACGTGCGAATGGGTACCGGAAAATCCGGCGCGCAATTTCTATGAGGCGACTCAGTTCGTATGGTTTACGGAATTGATTACACAGCTCGAGGCAAACGGCGTTTCCATCGCGCCCGGTAACTTTGACCGCTATATGCTTCCTTACTATGAAAAGGACCTGGCGGAGGGAACCGAAACGCAGGAATCCATCGCCGAATACCTTGGATGCTTCTATATCAAGCTGGCGGAAATGGTTATCCTCTACGATACGCAGCAGGCTACGTTTATCGCGAACTTCTCCATGGGCGAGCACATGAGCCTGGGCGGTACGGACAAATACGGACGGGACATCACCAACGAACTTTCGTATGTCTGCCTGCAGGCGCAGATGGACGTAGGTCTGTTCCAGCCGAATATGTCGGTGCGTTGGCATAACAAGTGCGATGATAACCTGATCAAGGAAGCGATGCGCGTCGTAAGCGTGCGCAACGCGATTCCGCAGATTATCAACGACGAAATGTTCGTGAAATCGCTTCTTGCCCGCGGGATACCGATCGACGAGGCGCGCGGCTATGCCTGCGCCGGCTGTTCCGAGGTACAGATACCGGGCAAGACGGCCAGCCTGCTGATGATTTGGGTAAGCGACCTCAAGGTTCTTGAGATGGCGCTCAACAACGGCCGTGACCAGCTTACAGGCAAGCAGTATGGTCCCAAGACGGGCGAGGTGGAAGACTTTAAGTCCATCGACGACGTCATCAAGGCATACGAGACGCAGATGCGGTATTTCTACAAACAGGCTTCCATCCTCATGAACACGGAAGTAAACGTACACAAAAACGTGATGCCTCTGCCGTGGATGTCCGTTACCAACGGAACGTGCATTGAAAAGGCTACGGAAATCTGGCATGGCGGCGCGGAATACTACTGGACGTCGATGATCGGCGTCGTCGGCATGGCCAACGTAGGAAACTCCCTGGCGGCGATCCAAAAGATCTGCTTCGAGGACCAGAAATATACGCTCAAAGAAGTCATGGACGCTTGCCGCGTAAACTTTGATGGACATGAGGATATGCGCCAGATCCTGCTTAACGTTGACAAATACGGCAACGATGTGGACTGGGTCGACGAGATCACGGCGGATATGATGAACCTTTCGTATGAGCTGAGCCAGAAATATATTGACGACAACGGCGTAGAGCATGAGTTCAAGGACCCGCGCGGCGGAAAGCTTCCGCGTTCTATGTGGCCTTCCTACCTGACGGTTTCGGCCAACACGGCTTACGGAAAATACTGCGGCGCAAGTCCGGACGGACGTCTGGCGACGACACCGTGCAACGACAGCGTATGCCCGACGCAGGGTTCGGATACGCAGGGCCTGACGGCAATGCTCAACTCTGTCTCCAAGCTGGACCAGACACAGGCGACGGGCGGCATTATCTTCAACGTGAAATTCTCGCCCGACGCGCTTTCCACGGAAGATGCGCTTGACGATTCCGTTGAGATCATCAAGTCCTATTTCCGCAACAACGGCGCGCAGATCCAGTTCCAGGTAACCTCGCACAAGACGCTGCGCGCGGCCCAGGAACGTCCCGAGGAAT comes from Christensenellaceae bacterium and encodes:
- a CDS encoding catabolite control protein A is translated as MRVTIKDIAKAANVSYSTVSRALAGQPQIPEETRNKILALANEMGYTPNILAKGLVTKSTHTLGIIVPDITNPFFPEAIQGIEEQANSYGYRVYLCNSNWNIEKEKECLHKLYGSSVDGIIIFPSSDDVSHIIDSQIKIPIVFANYKPEKENCSYVAFNDFEGASSAVEYLIKLGHRNIVFMGGLKTNRSNMERIGGYKAVMKKHGIPVRPDYILHGEYKQSSGYELTKKLLLSSELPTAIIAGDDIMALGVIQAIEEFGLHVPKDISVIGFDDISYASLDKIQLTTVCMPRQDMGQASVELLMEQIQNPQNHEARNKILETELIVRKTCKGI
- a CDS encoding glycyl-radical enzyme activating protein gives rise to the protein MKGYISTIRRYSRYDGPGIRTTVFLKGCPLRCRWCSSPQTWTLKPNPVFLAAKCIGCGKCLEACEYGAIDMSGQRHRIIYDKCTACGKCAQACPPQAIRMDGKEMTAEEVVEVVRRDSSYYRSTGGGVTVSGGEILTQPDFTAEILRIAGEAGIHTCIETSGYGDWEKLEAILKQTKIAYIDLKHMDSERHKELTGLPNDRIIENIKRAAASGLCRVVLDLPAIPGLNDTRENMKAMAEFMHSIGLKDLKYLNFHKLGQHEYEELGMEYPVKDLESNTPEKDEENKEYFRELGINIVTE
- the pflD gene encoding dehydrogenase — its product is MLFTQKPYKVRKREEETPRINALKKRFLEDKFYVDVQRARLVTQSYKESEGQPMVIRRALAFKAVMEGLDCAIRPGELIVGSQSGVTNRSCSVFPESRVNFIREEIDDFETRATDRFIVTPEVKKELLEDIIPYWEDKCLYSNMLKALPDETRRHQLAENQVINGWCAFGNGPGHYVPDHENLLKMGLKGKREQAEKVLASLDMCDKDGVQKMNDLKAMIISIDAAIAFAHRYAAKAREMAAEETDEKRKAELLRIADTCEWVPENPARNFYEATQFVWFTELITQLEANGVSIAPGNFDRYMLPYYEKDLAEGTETQESIAEYLGCFYIKLAEMVILYDTQQATFIANFSMGEHMSLGGTDKYGRDITNELSYVCLQAQMDVGLFQPNMSVRWHNKCDDNLIKEAMRVVSVRNAIPQIINDEMFVKSLLARGIPIDEARGYACAGCSEVQIPGKTASLLMIWVSDLKVLEMALNNGRDQLTGKQYGPKTGEVEDFKSIDDVIKAYETQMRYFYKQASILMNTEVNVHKNVMPLPWMSVTNGTCIEKATEIWHGGAEYYWTSMIGVVGMANVGNSLAAIQKICFEDQKYTLKEVMDACRVNFDGHEDMRQILLNVDKYGNDVDWVDEITADMMNLSYELSQKYIDDNGVEHEFKDPRGGKLPRSMWPSYLTVSANTAYGKYCGASPDGRLATTPCNDSVCPTQGSDTQGLTAMLNSVSKLDQTQATGGIIFNVKFSPDALSTEDALDDSVEIIKSYFRNNGAQIQFQVTSHKTLRAAQERPEEYRDLMVRITGYAALFTEIVKDVQDELISRTQFEEVR